One region of Triticum aestivum cultivar Chinese Spring chromosome 6B, IWGSC CS RefSeq v2.1, whole genome shotgun sequence genomic DNA includes:
- the LOC123139512 gene encoding serine/threonine-protein phosphatase 7 long form homolog produces MGEVPVLLQGPHDAGHRCHLFLKPNTKHDYRPFRLRTIKKTWPIHNHFLAHLDAYGLQGFARLTSCDDQVRSDPSLLTSLVDRWRPETHTFHFRFGELAPTLKDVSMITALPIRGEPVVSPRVSPSWALDIAARLGMEMPESQRSGNPRGIPLVWLRDNFLNLSSFANEETRKRHLFAYLLWLLGNLFPNSHGDVVVPGLIYIAENMVDEPLPEQPKYSFGSAMLSHTYRGLCDATQKTSFAQKAPLLCVAYEFLQLWSWEYLPVGRPRIVQPIYPYDFGEGASATMATRWTKARKRWSPDIAKNCYPMYHQQFEILDEAEVTWNPWTQDQLKMVFDARHFTPGMLTDSAFWLTRCNLLFLWCVEPYNPERVMRQFGLYQEIPPPFPRRIDEETHKLTNMGRGWSLYDWREENSEWVHKWTNEALADIVRQLRPYDGSTDQAYKQWYCMNTRASLASQPATIPTHLTQEEQARRHVELHAAYYRDHLLENVNEVGQMATDSMPAQGPYRKTFQKLLQQFVAKKFRCGRGDDVATGAYMPVARSARPSAAPSSRPSEARTSHEQWGEGPSTRTTLPRHDSSLPLHRSSSMQLRQGQTSQDHGTGLDSMPEQFLSPNPYAYTGYDAYTQGEGSQPFLSTRGIPMPEETRVPDLNQHQVQWPDSIGEGYAQDTPDVNWGDENTQRGVNTGLRGASHDHGVNTGLRGASHDLGDTVTSLVTEFFGGDVIGPSFIPPESQPYAYNYASGSQQGFATPPPTQDSQTHEAELEYGRGLRGGRPPNLLSPSGRKERPGGRRKVG; encoded by the exons ATGGGTGAAGTGCCAGTGCTTTTGCAGGGGCCCCATGACGCCGGGCACCGTTGCCACCTATTTTTGAAACCAAATACTAAGCATGATTATCGGCCTTTCAGACTTCGAACCATAAAGAAAACATGGCCAATACACAATCATTTCCTTGCTCACCTTGACGCTTATGGACTACAAGGTTTTGCTAGGCTCACATCATGCGACGACCAAGTACGTTCGGACCCATCCCTTTTGACATCCCTCGTTGACCGGTGGAGACCTGAAACCCACACCTTTCACTTTCGTTTTGGGGAGCTTGCACCTACACTGAAAGATGTTTCTATGATCACTGCTCTACCAATTAGAGGTGAGCCGGTAGTCTCTCCACGAGTGTCTCCATCTTGGGCATTAGATATAGCAGCCCGTCTTGGGATGGAAATGCCAGAATCACAACGTTCTGGTAACCCTCGgggcatcccactcgtctggcttcGTGATAACTTTCTTAATTTATCTAGCTTCGCCAATGAGGAGACGAGAAAAAGACATCTGTTTGCATATTTGTTGTGGCTCCTCGGGAATCTATTTCCAAATTCACATGGGGACGTTGTTGTCCCTGGTCTCATCTACATTGCAGAGAATATGGTAGATGAACCTTTACCCGAGCAGCCAAAATACAGCTTCGGTTCTGCCATGCTATCTCATACATACAGAGGCTTGTGTGATGCCACGCAAAAAACCTCTTTCGCACAAAAAGCTCCATTACTTTGTGTCGCCTATGAGTTTCTACAGTTGTGGTCCTGGGAATACCTCCCTGTAGGACGACCTCGTATAGTACAACCCATATACCCATATGACTTTGGCGAGGGTGCTAGCGCAACTATGGCCACCAGGTGGACAAAGGCACGGAAACGTTGGTCTCCAGATATTGCGAAAAATTGTTACCCTATGTACCACCAGCAGTTTGAGATACTTGATGAGGCAGAAGTCACATGGAACCCGTGGACTCAGGACCAGCTAAAAATGGTCTTTGATGCTCGACACTTCACACCAGGCATGTTGACCGATAGTGCATTCTGGCTGACTCGCTGCAACTTATTGTTCCTGTGGTGTGTTGAACCTTACAACCCAGAGCGTGTAATGAGACAGTTCGGTCTCTATCAAGAAATTCCACCACCTTTTCCCAGACGTATCGACGAGGAAACACATAA GCTAACCAATATGGGCAGGGGTTGGAGTTTATACGATTGGAGGGAAGAGAACAGTGAATGGGTACACAAGTGGACAAATGAAGCGCTAGCAGATATAGTGCGTCAACTTAG GCCGTACGATGGAAGTACAGATCAAGCGTACAAGCAGTGGTACTGCATGAACACACGTGCTAGCCTGGCCAGTCAGCCAGCTACTATACCAACACATCTCACACAAGAGGAGCAGGCGCGGAGACATGTTGAGCTGCATGCAGCTTACTATCGTGACCACCTG CTTGAAAATGTCAACGAAGTAGGGCAGATGGCTACGGATAGCATGCCGGCCCAGGGCCCATATCGCAAGACATTCCAGAAACTTTTGCAACAATTCGTGGCAAAGAAGTTCAGATGCGGTAGAGGCGACGACGTTGCCACTGGAGCATACATGCCGGTAGCGAGGTCAGCCAGACCGAGTGCGGCACCGTCGTCCAGACCGAGCGAGGCGCGTACGAGCCATGAGCAATGGGGGGAGGGTCCGAGTACTAGAACGACATTGCCACGACATGACTCATCTCTGCCACTGCATCGCTCTTCTTCGATGCAGCTTCGTCAGGGGCAGACATCTCAGGACCATGGCACGGGCTTGGATTCGATGCCCGAGCAGTTTCTTTCCCCTAACCCATATGCGTACACAGGATATGATGCATACACCCAAGGTGAGGGATCTCAGCCGTTTCTCTCCACGCGAGGGATCCCCATGCCCGAGGAGACTCGTGTACCAGATTTAAACCAGCACCAAGTACAATGGCCAGACAGTATAGGAGAGGGATATGCTCAG GACACACCTGATGTTAATTGGGGCGATGAGAACACCCAACGCGGCGTCAACACAGGCCTCCGGGGAGCATCACATGATCATGGCGTCAACACAGGCCTCCGGGGAGCATCACATGATCTTGGCGACACGGTTACATCATTAGTTACAGAGTTCTTCGGAGGGGatgttattggcccatcttttATCCCCCCGGAGTCACAACCATACGCCTACAATTACGCTTCAGGTTCGCAACAAGGATTCGCGACTCCACCACCTACGCAGGACTCGCAGACACATGAAGCCGAATTGGAGTACGGCCGCGGTCTTCGTGGGGGCCGGCCACCTAATCTCTTGTCGCCTTCCGGTCGTAAGGAAAGGCCAGGTGGTCGTCGTAAAGTAGGGTGA